CTAGATGGGGGTTCTTCTTCAACAATGTACTATAACGGAGAAGTAATAAATGAGCCAAGCGATCCTCTTGGCGAAAGAGCTGTTGCAACGGCTGTTTATGTAGAGAAATAAAGGGGGATAAGGATGAAAAGATTTAAAAGAATAAGTGCTTGGATTATTGTATCTCTCGTTTTACAGTCATCAGTACTTCTATATTTGGACAAGTTTTACTTTGTGACTGAAACAGATTTTAAAACTAAAAAGATTGAAACACCGACTGCTACTCCTATTGTAAAGAACATTGAAATAAATATTCCTAGTAAAGCAACCCATGTAAGTACTTCTTTCGATGGAAAATTTGTTGCTTATTATGATAGTGACAATTTGGAGGTAGTTAATACTGTTGATGGAACAAAGAAACAAGTATCCTTTGAAAAGGATGAAAAAGTATCATTCTATAAATGGCTTCCTGATATAAATGCAATGATAATTGCTGAGAAAAAAACTACGTCTAAAGGGGACACGCTGTCTTTTTCAAACTATGATGTTCAAAAGGATAAGAAAAAGGATATAAGTGTTGATAGCAAGGGGAAAACAAATGTTATTAATCTTCCAGATAAGCAGTCAGAGGTACAGGATATTGTAATGTCAACCTTAACTAATATGATTTACATTAAGATAGATCATAAAGGAAATAAAAATAGCGTATACTCTATGAATGTTATGTCACAGATTGAAAAACTGAGATTATACAGTGTTTCAACAGGAGATGTACTAACTTTTACTCACGAGGCAAGACTCGCTTATGAAGATGGAGTTTATGGCAAAGTATATGTTACTGGTATAAATAAACCTATAACTATTAAAGGGGTTGCCAAAATAGCGCTAATCGCTACTGATGATGAAAATAAATTATATGTAGGTCAGCTAGAAGGAACTAAGGTTAGTAAAATTTACTATGGTTTGGTCAAGGAAGCTACAGATAAATGGAAAACTATAGAACTTAAAAACCAAGTAGATAAAAAAGATATACATGTATCACTAGAGGGTGATATTTATGTAAATGATAATCTAAAGGGCATAGTTACAAATATAAATACGGGTAAGGAAACTAAATATACTGGCAAGTTTTTGCAGATATATAAAGGTGGTATAGCTGCTATATCTAATGGAAAGCTTGTTAAGGTAAATTTTGAAAAATAGAGCAGAGATACTCTCTGCTCTATTTTCTTCTTTCAATTAGAGAATTATTTGATATAATAGTAATAAATGTTCAGTTATTATTAGATGGAGGGATAAAATTGAGATTTGATATATTGAAGACTCTTCTGTTAATTCCAGGGATACTTGTTGGACTTACGTTCCATGAATATGCGCATGCAATAACAGCAGATAGATTAGGAGATAAAACACCAAGGTTTCAAGGAAGACTTACATTGAATCCTTTAGTCCATATTGATCCAATAGGATTCATAATGATTCTGATATTTGGTTTTGGCTGGGCTAAGCCAGTTCAAGTAAATCCAAGTGCTTTTAAAAGGTACTATAAGGATGACCTAAAAGTAACTCTTGCAGGTCCTGTAGCAAACTTAATTGTTGCTATTTTATCTGCATTGATTTATGGTATTTTTTCAAAATTTACAGTAGCTAATGGAGGTTATTCATCTATGCAGTGGATAATTTCAATGATTTTGGTATATTCGGTTACTATAAATTGTGCTTTGTTTGTATTAAATCTTATTCCAATACCTGGATTTGATGGCTTTCATATTTTAAGAGATCTTTTCCCAAAGTTCTTTTATAAGTTTGCAGAGCAGGTTTACAGATATCAGTTTATAATAATGATTGTGTTTTTAGCTACTCCGTTAGCTGGGATAATAATTGGAGTACCAGCAGGTTTTGTAAGCAGACTTATGTTCAAGCTAGCAGATCTTATTTAATTACCCAGGCAATTGACTAAGAAACAGGAGGCAGACAAATGAGACTAAGGAAAAAGTGGTGGGCAAGACCAGAACTGGAAAGTAGCTCTTTTTTTATAACTAATCCTAGAGATTATGCAGGAAGATGGAGTGAAGTTTTTGGCAATGATAATGAAATAAATCTAGAGCTTGGATGTGGAAGAGGAAGATTTATACGTGAAAAATCTAAGCAAAATCCTAATAAAAATTATGTTGCTATAGATTTAAAAGATGAGATATTGATATACACTCTTAGAGGAATCATAGAAGAAGAAATAGAGAATGTTAGGGTAGTACCTCTAAACATTCAACTGATTGAAGGTGTTTTTGGCAAGGATGAGATTAGTAAGATTTATATAAACTTTTGTAATCCATGGCCAAAGGATAGGCATAAAAAAAGAAGACTCACACATAGTGGATTCTTAGCTAATTACAAACAATTTTTAAGACCAGGAGGAGAGATTTGGTTCAAAACAGATGATATAGGTTTATTTGAAGAGTCTATTGAATACTTTAAGGAAAGTTCATTTGAAGTTGAATATTTAACCTATGATCTTCATAATAGTGATTTTCAACACAATATTGTGACAGAATACGAAAGTAAATTTACAGGCTTAGGAATGAAAACTATGTTTCTTATTGCTAAACTTAAATAAATTTTTATAATAAAAAAGCCTGAAGAAAATTCAGGCTTTTAATATATAGAGTATTTTGGTTCTAATTTAACAGGATAATAAGAAAGCTTTGCTTTTCTAAGTCCTTCCTTGCCTAAGTCTTGTTCACGATTAATAAAAGGAATATCACTAAAGCAAGTCTCTACAAAGGTTTTATTAACAAAAGCATAAAGTCCATTTATGTTTGCGGAAGCTTTTTCAATGTGTATAATAGCCATATCATCATTTACTTTTTCTCCTATAGTAAAAGCTGATAATATATCATTTACATATACAGCCATGCCTATAAAATCAAGCTTATTGCTATTGGTTAAAAGTTCTTGAATTGCTTTTAATTCATATTTTAGATATCCTTTGCAGTCATTCTGCTTGCACCATTCGCAGGCAGCTTTTAGACAGTCTTCTATGTTTTGTTCATTAATTAGTTCAGTATGGTAAGTATTATTTTTAATAAAGTTGTTATAATGATTTTTTTTGCCGTGAAGTTTTTTACCAGAAAGTGAACTAAGTTTTGAACTGTCATAAATATAATCAGAATTATCTCTGTCTTCTTCAATTATAAATTTATCTCCAAAGATTTCTTTAACATCATGGACAAAGGAAGTTTCTGCATCCTTAAACAAATAATTCATTTCATGTTCCTTTTGATAACTCATTAACACTTCAATAATTTCTTTAAGATTTTCTTTTCTGTAACCAATAGGCTGCATAAAGTGATAATAGCCATGAAAGTCCATCTTCTTAATTATAAGCACATCATTGATTATGCAATACTGCACGTCTAGACCTTTTCTCCATATGAATAGATTTGTAAAAGAATATTCACAGGTTGAAAAGGTATATGGTTTTAGATATTTATCAAAAGTTATTTTATCCTCAAGATTTAATGGTTTAAAATTCAACATTTCGATTACTCCTTTGCTCTATCATAAATATTATACGCTAATGGTAAAAAGGTTACAAACGTAAAAACATTAATTTTTTATTAAAAATACTTATTTAGTTACTTTTTTATAGTATTATCTTATATTTTGGCACTTATATAGTATTTTACTAAATCAACTCAGTATAAATAGCTTCTGCTTAGGTTAATTTAATAATGTAACTGTTTTAAATTTATATATTTTTAATCGAAGTGGAGGCGTAGATATATGAAAAAGGTTGCAGCTATTGTTATGAGTGTTTTGGTAGTTAGCTCTGTTTCAGGATGCGCTAACAGAACTACAGGATACAGAAACAGAAATACTGGAATGTACCAAGGTACAAATCAGGGTACTACACAAGGAACTAGAACAGGATATGGAACTAATAATATAGGAACGACTCAAGGAATGTATAGGGATGGAATATATACAGGTCAAGGAGATAAAGGAGCGAATGGGAATCAAACAGCAACAGTTGTTATTTCTGGTGGAAGAATAACAGATGTAACACTTAGAACTGTTGATGCACAAGGCAGAGACTTATCTGGGAATATTGCACCTGGAAGAACAACTGGAATGGTGGGAAGTACTGATAATACAGCAGGAAACCCGGGAGCAAAATACTATAATACGCCCGGTATTACAACTGGTGGAGCAGATGCAGGTATGAGTTCTGATTTAGTAGGCTCGCCTAGAGGGAATACCGGATATGACGCAACTCAGAATAATATAGGTATGACAGGTAGAACGGCTGGTTACGGAAATGCAGGTACAGCAGGAACCTATGATAGAGAAAGAACTGAACTTGCCAGAAGAATAATAGACCAACAAACAGCTGATGTGGCACTAAATGAATTTGATACAAGTGAAGGTAGGAATTGGAAACTAGCTGTACGAAGAGCTTTAGATAAAGCTAGAACAACTGGTACAACAGGAACTACTACTGGAGGTACTACAGGTGGAACTGGAGCAGGTACAGGAGCGGGTACAAACGGAGGAACTATGGGTGGAACAACAGGTGGAACAGGTACAGGTAGATAAATGATTGGGTAAGCCGTAACAGATAGTTACGGCTTATTTTTAAAATTATGTAATTATAATGTATATATACAAGCAAAAGCAGGAAAACTTTTAATAATATTGTCTCAAAGTTTTATAGGTATATTTATAAGCTAGCAATTATAAAGGATAAATTAGAAAGATGAGGAGTGTTTATGAGCGAAATTATAAATAATAGGGAATACAGACAAAACGTTTTAAAAGAACTTATTATGGAACTTCATGAAGGTAAAAGTGTTGACCAAGTTAGGGAACGGTTCGCAAAGTTAATAGAAGGAATTGCACCTTCTGAGATATCTGAAATGGAACAGGCACTTATTATGGAAGGGATGCCGATAGAAGAGGTTCAGAGACTGTGTGATGTACATGCTGCTGTCTTCAAAGGAAGCATAGAGGAAATTCATAAAAATGATGAAAAAGGTCCAGAAGAAATGCTAGGGCATCCAATACATACTTTAAAACTCGAAAATAGAGAACTTGAAAGGCTTATTGATGAATCTATAAAATCAGATCTAGATAGATTTTATAACGATGATAGCAAAGATAATGTTTATAAACTTTTAAGCAATATAAATTTACTTTTAGATATTGATAAACATTATTCAAGAAAGGAAAATCTAATTTTCCCGTATCTTGAAAAGTATGGGATAACTGCTCCACCTAAAGTTATGTGGGGTGTTGATGATGAGATTAGAAATGCAATAAAGGAAGTTAAGAAGCAACTTCATAACTATAAAGGAAATAAGGCTGACGTGAAAAGCAAGCTTGAGGAAACACTAAATAGAATAAAGGAAATGATATTTAAAGAAGAGAGCATATTGCTTCCTATGTGTTTAGAAACTCTAACAGAAGATGAGTGGATTACTATAATGGAGGAGAGTGAAGAAATAGGATACTGTTTAATATCCCCTCAAGAAAAATGGAAGCCTAAGAGAGCAAGCCTAATAAAGGAAAAAAGGGAGACTATGAATATTAGTGATATTGAAGGATACGTTAAACTTCCAACAGGTTATCTAAGTATTAAGGAGCTTACTTATGTTTTAAACACACTTCCTTTTGATATTACCTTTATAGATAAGAATGATATAGTTAAGTATTTTTCACAATCATCTGAAAGAATATTTGCAAGGACAAAGGCTGTTATAGGAAGGAGTGTACAAAATTGCCATCCACCTGCCAGTGTTCATATTGTAGAAAAAATGCTGGAAGATTTTAAGTCGGGAGAAAAGCAACAGGAGGATTTCTGGATTAAAATGGGACCCATGTATGTTTATATAAGATACTTTGCGGTTAGAGACGAGAATGGAGATTATTTAGGAACTGTAGAGGTAACACAAAACATAAAACCAATTCAGGAGATACAAGGAGAAAAAAGGCTCCTTTCTGAATAAATATAATATGACAGATCATCAGATATTACTGAAGAACTGTCATATTTATTTCATGAAAAAATGTAAATTTGATTTGATGCTGAATTATGGTAAAATCAAATTATTATATTCATTAATACGAGGGATAAAGATGAAAATAGATTTAAGTGGTAAGGTAGCTTTAGTAACAGGAGCTTCTAGAGGTATAGGAAGAACTATTGCTCTTGAACTTTCTGGTGCAGGATCGGCAGTAGCTATTAATTTTAATAAAAATGAAGAAGGGGCTAAAGAGACGCTTGATTTGATAAAGGAAAGAGGCGGTTTTGGCATAATTGTTAAAGGCGATGTAAGCGTATATGAGGAAGCGAAAAGGATAATTGATGAAACTGCAAATAAGCTTGGGAAAATAGATATACTAGTTAATAATGCGGGCATATCTAAGGTAGGGCTTTTTATAGATATGGTCGAACATGAATGGAATGAACTTATAGATGTAGATATAAAAGGGATAATTAACTGCTCTCACTGTGCTTTAAAATATATGCTTAAGATCAATAAAGGAAGCATAATAAACATATCATCTATATGGGGCAGTACAGGAGCCTCTTGTGAGGTTATTTACTCAGCAGCCAAGGGTGCTGTAAACAGCTTTACAAAGGCTTTAGCGAAGGAATTAGGCCCATCTAATATAAGAATTAATGCAATAGCTCCCGGAGTTATTGATACAGAAATGAATGCATGGCTTTCAGAAGCTGAAAGAGAAACTCTTGTACAAGATATACCAATGATGAGGTTTGGAACAGGCGAAGATGTTGGAAAGCTTGTGGTATTTTTAGCTAGCGATGCCGCAAAATATATAACAGGTCAAATAATAACTGTTGATGGTGGAATGATATAAAATTGTTATAGGTGGAGGAAATATGAGTAACAGAGAGATTAATGTACAAGAAATTGATAAAAACATGATTATTGAGGACTTAATTGATAATTTTAAATGGATTATGCCAACAGAAAGCCCTTTTAAATTATCTGGTTTTCTATGGTTTTCACAAGATAAATGCTACAGAAGACTGCCTAAAAAGCCGATGTATAAATTATCCGAGGAAGTTGATATATTAGCAAATTGCACTGCAGGCGGGCAGATTAGATTTAGAACTAATAGCAGCTCCGTTGCAGTCAAGGTTAAGCTTTTAGGAGCTGCCAATATGGTTCATATGACGGCAACAGGTCAATGCGGCTTTGACATATATGCAGGGACTGATGAAAAGGTTTATTACTGCGGTACAACAAAATTTGACCACACAAAAACCGAATATGAATATACATTTTTCAAAATGAAAGACAAGCTGTGGAAAAATATAATTATTAATTTTCCACTATATCAAGGAGTGGAGCAGATTCAAGTCGGTATAGAGGCTTCTGCTGAGGTTCAGGCTCCCTTCAACTATAAGTCTGACAAAAAGATTCTTTTTTATGGTACTTCAATTACTCAAGGAGGCTGTGCTTCAAGGCCGGGAATGGCTTACACCAACATACTAAGCAGGAAGCTGAACATGGAGGTTATAAATTTAGGCTTCTCAGGTAATGGAAAAGGGGAACCAGAGATGGCAAAACTTATAGCGTCTATAGAGAATCCTGCATGCTTGGTTTTAGATTATGAGCCTAATTGCATAAGCACTGATTTATTAGGAAAAACTTTACCAGAATTTATTAGAATATATAGGGAAGTCCATCCAAAGGTACCTATATTAGTAGTATCAAGAATTTCATATGCAATGGACAGATATGATGAAGAAATAAGTAAAGCACGCACAGAAAGAAAAGCCATTCAGAAAAATACAGTAGAAAAGTATAAATCAATGGGAGACTCTTATATATATTTTTATGATGGAGAGGCGTTGCTGGGACAGGATTTTGAAGAGTGTACAGTAGATGGAATTCATCCAACCGATTTGGGTTTCTCAAGAATTGCGGAAGGACTAGAAAGGCCTTTATTGGATATATTAAATATTTAGAACAGGGTGAAAAGTAGTATGGAAAAATCCAAAAGAACTTTAAAAAAGTATCATCTTGACAAGCAATTTTTTTTATCTCCAACTAAGTTCGGCGGACTAATGCTTTATCAAATAGGAGATTTATTTTGTGATAGTGGCTACTATTTAAAGAAGCACAAGCAAATAGTTTATGAAATAACTTATATTTACTCTGGAAAAGGAAAGTTTTATGTTAATGACAAACAGTATGAAGTAAAAAAAGGTGATATTATCATCAACAAACCTGGAGACATGCATGAAGGTGAAGCAGATGCAATAGAACCATTTAGATTCTTTTATCTAGGTTTTTTGTTTTCAGACTCAGAGGAAGAAGAACAGGAGCTGCTTGCTAGTATAAAAAACGTATTGGATAATTTAAAGCATCCAATAGCAATTGAGAAAACAAGTATCCAGGAGAGCTTTACAAAGGCTTATAAGGAATTTATTAGTGGTGACGAGTATTCGAAGTATTTGGTAAAAAATTGCTTAATGGAAATACTAATAACAACTTGCAGAAATTTTAAAGAAAGTAACAAACTTAGTTTCACGGAATATGAGATTAAAGAAAAACTGCTTGATAGGATAATAAGTTATATAGATACAAATTTTGAAAAAAGTATAAGAGTAGAGGACATAGCATCGGAATTTGGGTATAGCAGTTCATATATTTCTCATTTGTTTTCAAAGCATATGGGTATTAGTGTGAAAAGCTATTATGATAATAAGCGACTGGAAAGAGCTTTTAAGCTGCTAAAAGATAGTGGGATGTCTATATCAGATATAGCTGCTAAATTAAATTATAAATCTTTATATTCCTTTAGCAGAGCTATAAAAGATAAATATGGGGCTGCTCCAACTACCATCAGAAACCTTAGTAAATAAGCTAAGGTTTTTTTGATATTAAAATTCCTCCAAATGTTAAATAAAAAGCAGTTTGTGTTAAATAAATGGAGAAAAAATTCTGATATAATTCAAATTATGGATAATATTTTCAAATTTATAAAGTTATGAAAATATTAATCCTAAAATTTATTAATGAGGAGGAGAACCATGAGAAAAATCAAAAAAATTCTTAGTATTGCGCTTACTGGTTTCTTAATGCTCGCCGCTTTTCCTGCAAAGACACATGCAATAAATAATGGTAGCTTGCAAGGAAAGCTTGAGATTGAGGCAGCAAGTTTGGATCCCAGCCTTAATGTACAAGGTCCTAAAAAAGAAATTAATTATTTTGATGTGGACGTGAGTACAGGTAAGGATAATTTTATTGCACTTTTATCCAGTAAGTATGGAACGGTAACAGGAATAACCAAGACAAATTGGGTTGCCGTACAGATTGACAGTACAAACACAGTTAGGAAAGTTATAAACAAAGCACCATCTCTGGGAGCAAAGCCAGCTTTTAATCAGTCGGCCAATATTGAAATATTGCAAGGTGGATATGTTCTTATAGCTTCTGATGATAGCTATGCTACAAGAGGCTATAAGAAATTTTTAGCTGAAAACTTTAAGGAGGGAGACATAGTAAAATTAAGATTGAACGATCAGGTTTTTACTATAGATCAGCTTACCTCACAGGTTGGTGCTCCAGAGATAGACATGACAATAGATAATGAGCAGATGTATACAGTAACTTCAGGTACAACTTCTATAAAAGGAAAATTATCTAATTTAAAATTAGGACAAGCATATAAATTGAAGATAAATAATCAAGAAACTGCGATGAACAATGATTTAACCTTCAATTTAGAAGTTAAGCTCAAAGAAGGGGTAAATTACATAGATATTGTCCTTTATGAAAACGATTTAGAGAAAATAAAGAAATCTATCATAGTTTACAATAAATCAAATGAAAACAATAATAAGGAAGTAGTGCTTTGGATAGAGCAAAGCCCTAACTCAAAATCTTTTCAAACTGTTGATGACATAGAGAAAATGATTCTAAAAGCAAAAGATGCAGGGGTAACTGCTTTTGGAATTGATGCTAAGGGACCAGAAGGTTTTGTTTCATACAAGAAAAGTGATTTGTCAAAGTCGCCCTATGTAAGTGAAATGAAAAGTGATAAAAAGAAGGGATCAAATCCTGATTTGGATTTATTAGATGAGTATGTACGAATTGCTCACAAATATGGGATGAAGGTTTATGCAAGCATAAACGTGTTCACAGAAGGAAACATAGAAATCGGGGAATCAGCAGTGCTAGCAAATCATCCAGAATGGGAAGAAATAGTGCAAAGACCGGAAGATAAAGGTCAGCTTCTTCCAATTTCAAAGAGCAGCTATTCTAATAAATTATTAACTTTTGTCAATCCTGCAAATGATGAAGTACAAAAGTTTCAATTGAAGCGCTTTGAGGAAATACTGAAAAACTATGATGTTGATGGTATAAACTTAGACAGGGGAAGATACGACAATCTATATGCTGATTTTAGCGAAATTAGTAAAGTTAAATTTCAGAAATACTTACAAGAAAGAGGTAAGACTTTAGAAGCTTGGCCGGGTGATGCATTTAAAATAAACTCAGAAGGAACTATTGTAAAAGGAAAATATTACAATGAATGGTGGGCCTTCCGTTCAGGAGTAATAAAGGATTTTTCGAGCAAGGTTAGAGGGTTAGTTAATGATTATTCAGCAAAGAAGGGTAAAAAGCTTACACTATCAGCTTATGTTGGCTCATGGTATGAAAGTCTTTATCAAAACGGTATAAACTGGGCAAGTCCAGATTTTAAGTATGATAAAAGATTAGCTCTTCCAGAGGATGATATATATACTGAAGATTATCAAAAGACTGGGTATATCGATAATTTGGATTTTATAATGATTGGAACCTATTATAAAACTTCTAAAGAAGTAAATAAGTATATTACCTTAGGAAACATTATAACTAACGGGGAGCTCCCTATATACGCTGGGATGTCACTTCCAGATATACCAGAACCAGCTGTTCAAAGAGAAGTTTTTCAGACAGCTTTAACTAATTCGAGTGGGCTGATGCTGTTTGATCTATGTTATACAAACTGGCCAATACAGAAAGCTGCTATAAAGGATAAGAAGTATATCAAAGATTTTCAGCTGGGAATAAGCAACCCAAAGGATGGCTCAAACTTTATAGAGGCTGCTGATATTAACATAAATAGAAATGAAGATACTATAGTTATTTATAATGAAGGCCTTGGCAAGGATACAACAGGTACGGGTGTATATGGCGTTGAGGTGGCTGTTGACAGTCAGGGTAAGGTAGTTGAAACGGCAAATCAAAAAACAGCTATAAACTGGTCGTGGACAGCTGATGCTGGCAAAATTAAAAATGACACTAAAATACCACAAGGCGGTTATGTAATCTCAACTCAGGATAAATCGGGTGTTAAAACCTTAAGACAGCTTTTGGCAAATAATTATAACATTGGCGATGATGTAAGAGCAGCAATACTTAAAGGTTATCTTGATTATGAAGGGGTAAAGACATCAAGCAGCAAGCTTGCTATAAATGGAATTGTCGAGGTGTTAGGCTTTGGTAAAGCAGAAGTAAAGATTAATAATGAGCAGGCTATAATAACTAACAACTGCAACTATTCTGGTGAAGTAGAACTAGTGGAAGGCGAAAATATTATAAAGCTTGAAGTATTTGTAGATGGAAAAAAGACTAATGAAAAAAGCATAAAAATTTATAGAGAACAAGAAGGGGTTACATTAAAAAATACAGAAGAGACAAAGGTAGTATCTATAGGAAATAGCAGCAACAGCAGAGCTGAAGTTATAGTTCCAAAGTCTGCTATAGATGGAGAAAAGAAATTGAGTATTCAGGCAGTTAAAGATGGCATAGAAAAATTTCCTAAAGGCTTGAAGTCTGATATTTTTGAGTTTAAAATAGATAATCAAAAGTCTTTTGAATTTAAAAAGCCAATTTCTATAGCTATTAAGCCATTAGCTAACATGGATAATACCTCTAATTTAGTACTTGCTTATTTAGATGAAGTAAATAATAAATGGATTGTTATTGAAAACTCTAAGTATGATGCTGTTAGTGGATTAGTTATTGGAGAAACCAGCCACTTCACTATGTATGCAGTAGTAGATAAAGAAGAAATCCTTTCGAAGACAGAGGAAAATCAAGAAGAACAACCTAAGACTGAAGATCCAAAAACTGAAACGCCCAAAGAAGATAAACCAAACCAAACTGGAAATGAACAGACAGAAGATATACAAAAGCCTCAAAGCGGCGAAGGAACTGTAGAAAAAACAAATAATTTACCTCAAACAGGGCATCAAGTTGATTTTAATTTACTAATAATATTTGGTTGCACAGCTATAATTTTGGGTCTATCAACTCTAATTAAAAGAAAGCGTAATGTGTAGGGAGTCTAAAAGACTCCCTTTTTTAATTTAAAAACCACCTAAAATGACAAATAAAAAGGCAGCTTATGTTAAATAAAAGGAGAAAAGTTTCTGTTAAAATATATATTAAGAAAAGTAATTCCAAAAATAATGCAATAGACATAATATTAAGAGGATTACAAGGAGGTTAGCTGTGAAAGAACTAAAGGATGTAATAAATGGAAGAGTAAACAATGAAGAAGAATCTAATAAGAATGTTTTGAGTGAGAAAATAACAGAAGAACCACTAATAATGGAATTTATCAATGAAAAAATCTATACTGTACAAGAAAATAGTACAATAATCAGCGGCTGTTTAAAAAATATAAAATACGATAAAAGTTATCATTTAAGAGTAAACAATAAAGAAATAAATTTAGATACACAATTTTCTTTTAAACAGGAGCTTAAGCTTGCTGAAGGAACAAATTTTATAGATGTTGTACTCTATGAGGATAATACTGAAAAAGTAAAAGAAAGCATAGTTGTCTACAGAAAAACAAAGGACTTCCCAGAGAAGGAAGTGGTACTATGGGTTGAACAGTTTCCAAATGCAAAGGATTTCAAAGCTGTCCAAGATATTGAAAAAATGATGCTTACTGCTAAAAAGTCCGGTATAACTGCTTTTGGTATAGATATTAAAGGTCCTGAAGGCTTCGTATCTTATAAAAAGAATGAACTGTCAAATTCTCCATATATAAGTGAAATCAAGCATCCTAAAAAAACAGGTGTAAGTACAGAGTTTGATCTTTTGGAAGAGTTTATAGCCATTGCTCATAAGCTTAACATGAAAGTATTTGCAAGCATAAATGTTTTTGTTGAAGGTAATATCATTTTGGATGAGTCAGCATTCTTAAAAGAACATCCTGAGTGGGAGGAAATAGTTCAAAGACCTGAAGATAAAGGAGCTTTACTTCCACTTTCAAAGAGCTGCTTTGATAAGAAGATTTTAAGCTTTGTAAATCCTGCTAATGATGAAGTTCAAGAGCTTCAATTGAAGAGATTCGAAGAAGTGCTTAAAAACTACGATGTAGATGGGGTTAACTTAGATAGATGCAGATATGACAATATGTATGCAGATTTTAGCAAGATAACAAGAGAAAAATTTGAGACGTTTTTAAATTCAAAGAATATGAAGCTTCAGAACTGGCCAGGAGATGTTTATAAGGTTGAGTCAGATGGAAGTCTTAATAAAGGCTGCTTATACGACTACTGGTGGATGTTCCGATCTTCACTGATTAAAGAATTTGCAGCAAAGGTTAGAGATCTTG
The genomic region above belongs to Clostridium swellfunianum and contains:
- a CDS encoding site-2 protease family protein, producing MRFDILKTLLLIPGILVGLTFHEYAHAITADRLGDKTPRFQGRLTLNPLVHIDPIGFIMILIFGFGWAKPVQVNPSAFKRYYKDDLKVTLAGPVANLIVAILSALIYGIFSKFTVANGGYSSMQWIISMILVYSVTINCALFVLNLIPIPGFDGFHILRDLFPKFFYKFAEQVYRYQFIIMIVFLATPLAGIIIGVPAGFVSRLMFKLADLI
- the trmB gene encoding tRNA (guanosine(46)-N7)-methyltransferase TrmB, with translation MRLRKKWWARPELESSSFFITNPRDYAGRWSEVFGNDNEINLELGCGRGRFIREKSKQNPNKNYVAIDLKDEILIYTLRGIIEEEIENVRVVPLNIQLIEGVFGKDEISKIYINFCNPWPKDRHKKRRLTHSGFLANYKQFLRPGGEIWFKTDDIGLFEESIEYFKESSFEVEYLTYDLHNSDFQHNIVTEYESKFTGLGMKTMFLIAKLK
- a CDS encoding DUF2156 domain-containing protein, giving the protein MLNFKPLNLEDKITFDKYLKPYTFSTCEYSFTNLFIWRKGLDVQYCIINDVLIIKKMDFHGYYHFMQPIGYRKENLKEIIEVLMSYQKEHEMNYLFKDAETSFVHDVKEIFGDKFIIEEDRDNSDYIYDSSKLSSLSGKKLHGKKNHYNNFIKNNTYHTELINEQNIEDCLKAACEWCKQNDCKGYLKYELKAIQELLTNSNKLDFIGMAVYVNDILSAFTIGEKVNDDMAIIHIEKASANINGLYAFVNKTFVETCFSDIPFINREQDLGKEGLRKAKLSYYPVKLEPKYSIY
- a CDS encoding DUF438 domain-containing protein — translated: MSEIINNREYRQNVLKELIMELHEGKSVDQVRERFAKLIEGIAPSEISEMEQALIMEGMPIEEVQRLCDVHAAVFKGSIEEIHKNDEKGPEEMLGHPIHTLKLENRELERLIDESIKSDLDRFYNDDSKDNVYKLLSNINLLLDIDKHYSRKENLIFPYLEKYGITAPPKVMWGVDDEIRNAIKEVKKQLHNYKGNKADVKSKLEETLNRIKEMIFKEESILLPMCLETLTEDEWITIMEESEEIGYCLISPQEKWKPKRASLIKEKRETMNISDIEGYVKLPTGYLSIKELTYVLNTLPFDITFIDKNDIVKYFSQSSERIFARTKAVIGRSVQNCHPPASVHIVEKMLEDFKSGEKQQEDFWIKMGPMYVYIRYFAVRDENGDYLGTVEVTQNIKPIQEIQGEKRLLSE
- the ymfI gene encoding elongation factor P 5-aminopentanone reductase, translating into MKIDLSGKVALVTGASRGIGRTIALELSGAGSAVAINFNKNEEGAKETLDLIKERGGFGIIVKGDVSVYEEAKRIIDETANKLGKIDILVNNAGISKVGLFIDMVEHEWNELIDVDIKGIINCSHCALKYMLKINKGSIINISSIWGSTGASCEVIYSAAKGAVNSFTKALAKELGPSNIRINAIAPGVIDTEMNAWLSEAERETLVQDIPMMRFGTGEDVGKLVVFLASDAAKYITGQIITVDGGMI
- a CDS encoding SGNH/GDSL hydrolase family protein, with protein sequence MSNREINVQEIDKNMIIEDLIDNFKWIMPTESPFKLSGFLWFSQDKCYRRLPKKPMYKLSEEVDILANCTAGGQIRFRTNSSSVAVKVKLLGAANMVHMTATGQCGFDIYAGTDEKVYYCGTTKFDHTKTEYEYTFFKMKDKLWKNIIINFPLYQGVEQIQVGIEASAEVQAPFNYKSDKKILFYGTSITQGGCASRPGMAYTNILSRKLNMEVINLGFSGNGKGEPEMAKLIASIENPACLVLDYEPNCISTDLLGKTLPEFIRIYREVHPKVPILVVSRISYAMDRYDEEISKARTERKAIQKNTVEKYKSMGDSYIYFYDGEALLGQDFEECTVDGIHPTDLGFSRIAEGLERPLLDILNI
- a CDS encoding AraC family transcriptional regulator; its protein translation is MEKSKRTLKKYHLDKQFFLSPTKFGGLMLYQIGDLFCDSGYYLKKHKQIVYEITYIYSGKGKFYVNDKQYEVKKGDIIINKPGDMHEGEADAIEPFRFFYLGFLFSDSEEEEQELLASIKNVLDNLKHPIAIEKTSIQESFTKAYKEFISGDEYSKYLVKNCLMEILITTCRNFKESNKLSFTEYEIKEKLLDRIISYIDTNFEKSIRVEDIASEFGYSSSYISHLFSKHMGISVKSYYDNKRLERAFKLLKDSGMSISDIAAKLNYKSLYSFSRAIKDKYGAAPTTIRNLSK